Sequence from the Aspergillus nidulans FGSC A4 chromosome III genome:
ttttGGTCCTTCACTATCTCATCTTTCACAGCGCCAGACACTGAAGTAGAGTTAAATCCAGAATCATTTGGCCCTGGAGCCTGTGCCGCAGCAGAAACAGAGCCCTCAGCAAATCTCGGAAGCTCAAAGCTCGCCGAGTCCAGTGACAAAACATCTTGCTGTACATCCATCAGCACACGCCACAATCCCCACGGAAACGATTCACATAAGTGCCAAGgaacgaagaaagaaaaaagaaacatACCACCTCTAAAACCTCCACATCGTACCTCTTCTGGCTATCATTAGCAAGCAAAAAAGCCACAACAAGCCCCGCCATCCCTGAGCCCACGATCCCCACCGTCTCGCAGCCACTCAGGGTAAATGAGCTATGAGAACTCGAGCTGGAATTTGACTTGCCCTGCTCATGGAAGTCTGAGCGGCGCATGTAGGTTTGTGCAGATCTCGTTCTGGATCTGAGTTCTCCTTGTTTAATGTTGGCGGTGGAGATAGGGTTATCTTGCAGGTGAGGCTGGCTATTGATGTTGTCCATGGCAATGGACACTGGTGATTGCGCGTCTGACGCCGCCATCTTAATTTCTATGTTTTTATGATCATGCGACCCAAGGTGTGGGTGCAGAATGtaagggaaagaagagttGTGATTTTTATCAGCGCAAGTCGAAGATCATCTGAGAAGATCACGTGGCAAGGCCAAGGGTCTAGAGTGCTTCACTGCAAGCCCTTGCAAGAACTCAGCgacacgacgaggggaaaacagcacccctactgctctaataactgatctcttacacttggctcattgctcatcccctccaccccatggaggtggatatctcccccccaggcggaacccgtccggcgactccgctcctgggtgaaaactctgaccccccctcaggacctaccaccccgacccccctaccccggaactccctgaagagaagggccttattctccccgcagaagactcccactgcagctccagtccctgtatcccataCGCCGCAAGCCCCGTCGATCTGCGAACAGGTcggcatggtagcagacgaccagctagcccttcttcatgattggaaactagccatgacctcccttgccaaagctctagatctaactgtctcctccctacagggccgcccaagagacctggcccgggagcttgcagccagattcgtcacccttgcaaagcaggactcccctcagcagatttctcagATGCCTGTggttgcacccccacagccacccagacagatggaacagccaaaccatcctcccactcctgaagcttccaaaAGCCCCCTGAACaggcaaacctcgcagcctacaacctgggcatccctaacagctccaagaactggccaggggaactggcaaactattgcccctgAACACcatatgcaagccaagcaaacagcacaacgaaggctgaagcagtcaaacaagactgaccaccgcatcttcctccgcctcccggcctcctccagcctccgagctattggaccacatggcatccgggtcacccttgctgggaaggttccggACGGGATCACACAGGTACAAGTAATATCAACCGGGTATGCAATcactacaacagaacagggcaaggctttcctactatcagagaaggctgcaagcctagctggggatgggtacTTTGAAATTCCAACAGAGTAccaccaggttattgtctcccggatcccaaaacaactctggtccctagatggatggatagatacAACAATTGCAGACATTagcatggaagcagagcgcattaCTGGCATTAAGCctctcatggccaagctctcaaaacacccagtagagagggactctatcacagcagtcatagcctttccaaaaaagctacaacaccccctgcaactctttggcttgtctggcctatcaaggcccactcgccccaagcaaaggcctttgcaatgcacccgatgcTACCGCTTCCAcgatacaagggcctgccGCTCTAGTGACCGATNNNNNNNNNNNNNNNNNNNNNNNNNNNNNNNNNNNNNNNNNNNNNNNNNNNNNNNNNNNNNNNNNNNNNNNNNNNNNNNNNNNNNNNNNNNNNNNNNNNNcatatgctagtaaggcaccccaagcctacaagaccctggatatcagaccccatacaaaggaaagccgcacccgcgagcacaagcttccccgttgggtacttggccgactcgtcgccgcccgtacaggccacggagactttacggcataccaccagcgcttcaaccactcagactacctggagagctgctcttgtggcaagaccaagaccccagtacacttcttcttctgcccatacaccagaaagcgctggaaagatagatggagatgcataagggacggcccgtcaaaaacaatagactggctcttaagtacagctgccggggctgaagaattcagccgcatcgtgcaagaatcatccttcttcaaggatatatgcccgaactgggcccgccggagcgcttgatagtgcgacagtccacacatctacctggataaagggtacggcccctccccccaatctataggtagtcaaaacgggcatctgccctcgaagaccaggccagggtagcgccggatgcttcttccgctcatttccaacatatattgtccatagttgctgcttcaaacctgtatctagctagttttagggagttctgtttagacagcacgtccagatgccccctgggaggccgcagatcacgtgggccccgtgatccgccgagtgacgttaaataataaaaccaaaccaaaccaaaccaaacccttGCAAGAACTAATTAATAATTCACACAGCCGCGGTATAGCGGTAATTATGAATCACATGGTGCACAGGAGTATAGTGATGAATTAATCGCTTGATTAAGCTATATACAAATAATACAGGCTGAGCTTGCCAGTAACTCCtcccaagctcctcccaAGGTATCCAATCCATGCCAAACAATTAGCCCAGTCCAATCCAGTTCAGTCCAGTCCAAAACAATGCAAATCCAACCAGTGATCGACAGGCAAGGTCATCAGAGCGTCTCGTCTCTCATGAAAAATGCCTACTATATAGCCGAGCCGCGAGGCTCTATACCTGTATGTTCTCATACTTTTGAATCCCTTTTCCCCGCCGTCGCTGTTGAATTCAAATAGAGAACAAAATGAGAAAAAAAGCGAGGGTAATAAAACAAAGGCGGTAAACAAATTAGAGGTATCCACAATGACTGACAAAATGATATCCAAGAAGATAAGGAACGCCATCAAGACATGAAGAGAAGGTCATAAATCGTAAGAGATTGGTGGGTAGGTGAGTGAGGAAAGGCGGCTAAGCATTGCTTGTCACCGACTTGGTCTTCGAGGTCGTGGCCCACGACAAGAAATCAAATTTGTCTTTAGCGTTTTCCAggagagaggaggagctAGACTCCGACTGCAGCGTGGTGCGCGGCGGCTGAACTTCGCGCGGCTCTAGGACAAGCGAGCGGCGGTAGAAGGTCTGCATACTCATTTCACCATTGGATCGCACGCGCACCAGTTCGTTCTGCATCCAAGCCTGCAGCTCCGGTACTTCGGTCAGGCGGTACGGGATCTGGAAGCGCTGCAGCTCGCTGATGATTTTCGCAGTTTTGACGTGCTTGTCAAAGTTGATTACAGCCATCTCACCGTCGTCAGTCGGGAGACTGCGAAGCGCCTGGTTGCCTTGGTCCACAAATGTCAGGTCGGTCAAGTAGGTTCCGACAAATGGCAGACAGGGAGGCACGTGGTTCTGCAGACGCTGTCGAAGTACGGCATAATTTCGGCCGACATCAACAATCTTCCGCAGGTATTCCAGCGTCGCCTTTGTCTTCTGAGAAACAACTTCCCACGTACGCCGAAGCCGCGAGATCATAGACGAGTTGAGTGAGCAAATAATTGCCATGAGCGAGTCGTAGTTGTTGAGTTCCAGGCACTTGTTTGCAATTTTCACCCAGTGCTTGATAATGGCAGCGCGTTTCTTTGGCTCCTCGAGTTGTAGAATTGAATCTGCAACAAGATTCGCCAGATCGGTAGACAAGGTAGACATACCGCGGACATTGACCGCAAGCGAtccggtcttcttcatccactcgCTTGCGAGCAGTTCTTCGGGTAGAATGGCGCAGAAGATCCGCGATTCCTTGATCGTGAACTGCCGCGCAAGTTCCAATGGGTCGAAGTCTAGAATGCTGATCGTGGCTTCGCCATTCTTCCACTTACTGAGCAGAtcgagctccttcttctttagcAACGGCGGTGGGAGAGGGGTGTCGGGGTGAATATACTGCGCCGCCGCGGTGTTGGTCTTGCCCATGGAGGAGACAAGCCGAGGGACTACTGGCCCTTGGAGCTTGGTGACCTTGTCGGTCAACTCCAGGAGACGATGCGCCGCATTCGGTAGGTGCTGCATGAGGAGAGTATTCGAAAactcgatgatgaagtccAAGGCTACGTTATCGCAGTCATGACGCCAGTGAGACTCGAGCCACCCCTTGAAGACGTTGTACACCCGCAGTCGAACAGGAGAAGCTGCACGGGGAGTCTCACCGATGTAATTGAAGCGGTCAACCAGAGCCTCGGCGAACTCCATCGGAGAGGCGAAGAGACGGAAGGTCAGGTAGAATGTCGAGACGAACATCGCGTCCGGCGTCGACTGGTGGGCCGTCAATTTCTCAACCAAGGCCCGAAGACTACCACCCATCACGTTTCCATCCTTGAAGATCAGTTCATGAGCATATGTCTTCTCCAGAACGTTGGCCTCtgtctcctcgttctcctcggcTAGAGTTGAGTAACTGACACTGTTCTTGAGAGACGGGGCCATTCCAATGTCAGGCGACGTCGCCCTGGTAGAGGTCTGGGACACACCGCTCATTTCCGAGTCCCGGAGGTTGTTGTAAGTGAAGCTGCTTGCGTTGCTAGTGACGCCTCGACTGAACGAGTCGCTGACCTCAGACTTCGCATGACTGTCGCGTCGGAGGGAGTCATCGAACGAAGCATCTTggggggaggaggggaaggataGCTTGTCAAAGCTGGGGGACAGGGCAGAAGATTGAAACGATGATGGCTGCTCGGTTGTTGCAGGGGTAATAGCTTCGTTGCGGGATTGGAAAGAAGCAGGGGTCATGTCATCCGTCAGCCCAGGAGTGGATAATGAGGAGCCATTGTTGCATTGGGGGATCTGTAGCGGTGGTGGGGGCAGTCGTGCCATCTCCTGAGGACGTTGCTCTGCCACGTCTGCCGTGCGCTGCGCTTGTGGGGTAGATTTCTCCTCGGGTAGCGCGCTAGGCGTAAtatcctcagcctcttcggtGATGTTGGCGACTAATTCGAAGTCACCGCTCTGCTCGAGCACCAGGCGAGCTTTGGCCATGCAGTTACCAGCCGCTCGCACGCAATCGGTTGCCGCATCAACCAGGCGCTTGCCCTCGTCCGGCATGAACACCAGCTCATCGTCGGGCGAGTTAGCGGGTCGAAAGGCATCGCGAGCAGCAAACACTAGTTCCGACAACCGTTCATACATGGTATCTTTGGCCTGTTCCAGCGGAGTGCTGCCCTGCGCATCATGTTCGCAGACGGCTTCAATCACCGTCAGCAGCGCACGGCAAGAGCGCACTGCCTGCTCGGTCGTGATAACTAGTTCAGTTGAAGAGCGAGATTGTAGATGCAGACCAATAAAGGAGCCTAAGACCCCCAGGAACGCATCGTACGTGGCCGTAAGACGCTCCGAGGCGAGATTTTGGTTTCgggcggtggcggcggccGGGCCACTGTACGACACCCGGTGTGAGACAGAAATGCGTTTGGTAGATACCGACAGTGGACGGGAAGATTGCGAGTCCAACGCGTCCATCCGATTCGAAGCCCGACTCATATCCAGACGACTCTCCAGTCTCGACTCTAACCGGTTTTCCAATCGACTTTCCAGTCGACTGGAAAGTCGACTCTCCAATCGGCTTCGGTTGAGCATTCTGGAGTCGTTCCGCTCCGTCCCCACTTCGGATGCAGCATCCTCCGCAGAAGCAAAGGTCTCGGATGTCGGCGTCGGAGGTATGTCCTgaacttgctgctgctcaagTTCGGCGATCGCCCTGCTGAGACCGACCTCTTCATTCCATACATCGAGAAATCGAACTCCCCGAGTTACGATTCGGAAAGCTTTCAGAAGCATCTGGTCGACCATGTACTCGACCTCGTCCTGCATCGGCTCCCCGCTGGAAATTTCCTGGAATTTCTTCGTGGTCCGCACAAGCGACGAAAGATCTGACAATAATGCTTTGCGATTCCGTCGGAGGCCCTCGTGGCTCTTCACCAAGGATGAGTCGCGTGTGAGACAGTCTGATTTCTCCAGGAGAAACCGAACACCCGCAATCAGACCCCGTACGAGGTCCTGATTGCCAAAGTCAATCAGAGGTGATCCACATCCTCCTCGGATGATGTCCCAGAAATCCGTCAAGGCCTTGAGTAGTGGACGCATCGGAGCCTGGTCGTATGCTTCGCAGTAGTTGGTGGGTAACCAGCCCCGATCGCCTGTGTCCAGCAGCGTCCCGTCGGCCCAGCCATTGGTGTGAACAGAGTGTACTAGAATGATGTCGCCTTGATCAAGAGGTAGAGTAACTGTTGATGGAGAAACGTCTCCAGTCGGGTGGAAAGGATAAAATGCTCGAAGGTAGTTGTGGAAGACCGTCCGGTTGCTTTCTGAACGATCCATCTCGCTGTCGTCAGTAGTCGTATGAGGTGTTGTTGGTGGTGTGATCTGACTTTCGTTGGAATAGAATCGGTTTATAATGGGCCGAAAGTTATTTCCCTTTTCAATCTTCAATGGCGCAATATGGGCCTTCATTTGATCCATTTCGTATGTTCCAGCATATGATTTTGCGAATGTAGACAGGTCCAGGCCACCGGCGACCAGTAATTAACACACGGTAGAATCAATGAGCATCCTCACATTCGAATACGGGCAAGAGAGTGGCTGCGGGAGAATGTCGCGTCCAACAATAGAATTGCGATTGAGAACTAGTTGAAAGGATGGTTGGGGATAGTGGGCGATGCGCTTAGCATCCAACACTGGGAAACATCACGTCAACaacttgatttccttcttccaagcGGCTGGGAGAGTGTTTGAGGGGGGATGGCAATGTTTTGCTAGGGTTGTGGCGCGGATCACCGGGGAAAGAATGTCGGGATGGATTCTAGGGAGCCaggaatgggaggaatgCCGGTCTCGGGCAACCGGTTGCTAAGCTGCCAACGTACCTAGTAAGCCAACTGAACATATAACAAGCAAAAGAGAACAAGCGCGACTGTCGTTGTTCTGGTCTCATAGAAAAGGAAGCACGTTCTCTAAGGCGTCGAACGATGCAGTGAAGTCGTCGACAGGCACGAGGACGGGGAATTGGCGGCCGTAGCAAGGGAAGGATCCAAACAAGGATCCTAAGCAACTGTCGAATAGCAACTAATGGTCTCCAATGACGCAGCACGATGATTATGCCTCCTCCAAAGGCGCTGTGTCTTGTAACGCAAGGACCAAAGCTAACCCAGCTCGAGGTCTAAAGACAGCAATGATCGAAAGCCAAGACAAAGACAATGGCGCGCTGTCTTGCCTTTCCGATCCTGATCGACGACGGTACAGCGACGAATGGCCTGACGGA
This genomic interval carries:
- a CDS encoding guanine nucleotide exchange factor (transcript_id=CADANIAT00006089), whose amino-acid sequence is MDQMKAHIAPLKIEKGNNFRPIINRFYSNESQITPPTTPHTTTDDSEMDRSESNRTVFHNYLRAFYPFHPTGDVSPSTVTLPLDQGDIILVHSVHTNGWADGTLLDTGDRGWLPTNYCEAYDQAPMRPLLKALTDFWDIIRGGCGSPLIDFGNQDLVRGLIAGVRFLLEKSDCLTRDSSLVKSHEGLRRNRKALLSDLSSLVRTTKKFQEISSGEPMQDEVEYMVDQMLLKAFRIVTRGVRFLDVWNEEVGLSRAIAELEQQQVQDIPPTPTSETFASAEDAASEVGTERNDSRMLNRSRLESRLSSRLESRLENRLESRLESRLDMSRASNRMDALDSQSSRPLSVSTKRISVSHRVSYSGPAAATARNQNLASERLTATYDAFLGVLGSFIGLHLQSRSSTELVITTEQAVRSCRALLTVIEAVCEHDAQGSTPLEQAKDTMYERLSELVFAARDAFRPANSPDDELVFMPDEGKRLVDAATDCVRAAGNCMAKARLVLEQSGDFELVANITEEAEDITPSALPEEKSTPQAQRTADVAEQRPQEMARLPPPPLQIPQCNNGSSLSTPGLTDDMTPASFQSRNEAITPATTEQPSSFQSSALSPSFDKLSFPSSPQDASFDDSLRRDSHAKSEVSDSFSRGVTSNASSFTYNNLRDSEMSGVSQTSTRATSPDIGMAPSLKNSVSYSTLAEENEETEANVLEKTYAHELIFKDGNVMGGSLRALVEKLTAHQSTPDAMFVSTFYLTFRLFASPMEFAEALVDRFNYIGETPRAASPVRLRVYNVFKGWLESHWRHDCDNVALDFIIEFSNTLLMQHLPNAAHRLLELTDKVTKLQGPVVPRLVSSMGKTNTAAAQYIHPDTPLPPPLLKKKELDLLSKWKNGEATISILDFDPLELARQFTIKESRIFCAILPEELLASEWMKKTGSLAVNVRGMSTLSTDLANLVADSILQLEEPKKRAAIIKHWVKIANKCLELNNYDSLMAIICSLNSSMISRLRRTWEVVSQKTKATLEYLRKIVDVGRNYAVLRQRLQNHVPPCLPFVGTYLTDLTFVDQGNQALRSLPTDDGEMAVINFDKHVKTAKIISELQRFQIPYRLTEVPELQAWMQNELVRVRSNGEMSMQTFYRRSLVLEPREVQPPRTTLQSESSSSSLLENAKDKFDFLSWATTSKTKSVTSNA
- a CDS encoding uncharacterized protein (transcript_id=CADANIAT00006088); translated protein: MEVDISPPGGTRPATPLLGENSDPPSGPTTPTPLPRNSLKRRALFSPQKTPTAAPVPVSHTPQAPSICEQVGMVADDQLALLHDWKLAMTSLAKALDLTVSSLQGRPRDLARELAARFVTLAKQDSPQQISQMPVVAPPQPPRQMEQPNHPPTPEASKSPLNRQTSQPTTWASLTAPRTGQGNWQTIAPEHHMQAKQTAQRRLKQSNKTDHRIFLRLPASSSLRAIGPHGIRVTLAGKVPDGITQVQVISTGYAITTTEQGKAFLLSEKAASLAGDGYFEIPTEYHQTLAWKQSALLALSLSWPSSQNTQ